CCGGATCGTCGTGTCGTGCGGTTCCGCCAACTTCACCCTGCTGAGCATGCCGGTCGAGGAATATCCGACGCTTCCGCAGGTTGGCGGGCAGTCCGGACTGCTTCCGGCCGACAGTTTCTCGGCCGCCGTGTCCCAGGTCGCCGTGGCCGCATCCCGTGATGACGTCACCCCGGTGATCACTGGCGTGCAGCTCGAGGTCAGCGAAAATCACCTGTCACTGGTGGCAACCGACCGCTACCGCGTCGCGGTCCGCGAGATCGAGTGGGATTCCGGGGACGCGCCAAGCGAGGCCGTCACCGCCCTGGTCCCGGCACGAACCTTGACCGAGATCGGTAAGACGTTCGGCAACAGCGGCACCATTTCGGTCTCGATCACCAGCACGGATGACCGCGAGCTGATCGCGTTCAGCGCCGACCGGAAGACGGTCACATCGTTGCTGATCAAGGGCAACTTCCCGCCGGTCAAGCGCCTGTTCCCCGAGACCGTCGACAACTACGCGGTGCTGAACACCGCAGAGCTGATCGAGGCCACCCGTCGCGTTTCACTCGTGCTCGAGCGCGAGGCCGCACTCCGGTTCACGTTCACAGCTGACGGGCTTACCCTCGAGGCAATCGGATCTGAACAGGCCCAGGCCTCTGAGACAATCGACGCCCACCTGGTCGGCAACGACATCGTGGTGTCTCTGAAGCCCGCGTTCCTGCTCGACGGCCTCGGCGCCGTGCACTCGGAATTCGTGCGCATCTCGTTCACCAAGACCGAGAACCCGAACAAGCCGGGACCGGTGCTGATCACGAGTCAAACCTCTCGCGAAGAGCCCGGCGCCGACAACTACAAGTACCTGCTGCAGCCCAACCTGCTGCTGCGCTAGCCGAAGGATTTTCCATGCACATCGGGCTGATCGGCCTCGGCAAAATGGGCAACAACATGCGTGCCCGGCTGAGGAACAACGGCATCGAGGTCACCGGCTACGACCCCAATCCGGATGTCACGGATGCCGCGACGCTGACCGACATGGTCGCCGCTCTGCCGGCTCCCCGCGTTGTCTGGGTGATGGTGCCGTCCGGTGCAATCACCACCGGCGTCATCGAGAACCTCGCCGAGGTGCTGGAATCCGGCGACCTGGTGATTGAGGGCGGCAACTCCCGCTTCACCGATGACGCCAAGCACGCCGCGATCCTGGCGCCGAAGGGCATTCACTACGTGGATGCCGGCGTTTCCGGCGGAGTCTGGGGCCTGGAAAACGGCTACGGACTCATGGTCGGCGGCGACGCGGCCGACGTGGAACGCGCCATGCCGGTGTTCGACGCACTGCGCCCGGAAGGCCCGCGCGACGAAGGCTTCGTGCACGCCGGCGAAATCGGCGCAGGCCACTACGCCAAGATGGTGCACAACGGCATCGAGTACGCGCTGATGCAGGCCTGGGCCGAAGGATTCGAGCTCCTCAGCAGCAAAGACGAGCTCATCAAGGACGTTCCCGGCACGTTCAAGGCGTGGCAGCGCGGCACTGTGGTGCGTAGCTGGCTACTCGAACTCCTGGTCAAGGCGCTCGAGGAAGACCCCGATTTCACCGACATCGAGGGGTACGTCGAAGACTCCGGTGAGGGCCGCTGGACCGTGGAGGAGGCGCTGCACAACGCCGTTCCGGTTCCCACGATCAGCGCGTCGATCTTCGCCCGCTTCGTTTCGCGTCAGGAGGACTCGCCGTCGATGAAGGCGGTCGCAGCGCTTCGCAAGCAGTTCGGTGGGCACGCGGTCCGCAAGGCGTGACCACCCCGTGATCGTCACCCACCTCAGCCTGACCGACTTCCGTAACTATCAGCACGCCGACGTCGAACTGCGCCGCGGACCCAACCTGTTCGTCGGCAGCAACGGGCAGGGCAAGACCAACCTCGTGGAATCGCTCGGTTACCTGAGCACCCTGGGGTCGCATCGGGTCTCGACCGACCATGCCTTGATCAGACAGGGAACGGATGCCGCGATCATCCGCGCCCGGCTGGAACACGCCGACCGATCGATGCTCGCCGAGGTTCAGATCAACCGCACCGGCGCCAACCGCGCCCAGGTTAACCGGTCGGTGATCAAGACCCGCGACCTGCCGCGCTACTTCTCCAGCGTTCTGTTCGCGCCGGAAGACCTCGCCCTGGTCCGGGGCGAACCATCCGTGCGCCGACGGTTCCTCGACGAGCTGCTGGTGCTGCGGTTTCCGCGGCTGGCCGGAGTGCTCGCCGACTACGAGCGCGTCCTGAAACAGCGGAACACCCTGCTGAAGTCGGCCCGCGCCACGGGAGTGAAGACGAACCAGCTCACCACGCTCGAGATCTGGGACGACCGGCTGATCGCGCTCGGCTCGGAACTGATCGAAGCCAGATCCCAGCTCGTCCACGACCTGCAGCCCGAGGTCGAGCGCGCCTATGCCGCGATCGCCGGCGCCGAGCACGCGGCCAGCCTGACCGGGTACCTCAGCATCCTCGCCAGCGCAGCGGATGACGACGGGGAGCCGGCACCCGACGCCCTGCGCGCCGAACGCACCACCGCCGCCGAGGCGGCCGGCTGGTTCCGCAGCGCGCTGTCGCGGTTGCGCCGATCGGAACTGGAACGCGGCGTCACGCTGGCCGGACCCCACCGCGACGACCTCGTCCTCACCTTGAACGGGCTGCCGGCGCGCGGCTACGCCAGCCACGGCGAATCCTGGTCGTTCGCGCTCTCGCTGAAGCTCGCCTCAGCGCAGGTGCTGCGGCGCGACTCGTCTGCCGGCGACCCGGTGATCATCCTCGATGATGTCTTCGCCGAGCTCGACGAAAATCGCCGCGGCCGCCTCGCCGCGGCGATCGGAGATTTCGAACAGGTCTTGATTACCGCCGCCGTCTTCGACGATGTTCCGGAACAGCTCGCCACGCACACGGTGCGCATTCGCGCCGGCGAGATCATGGAGACAGCATGAGCGATCGCGAACCGGAGGACACCGAGGCCCGCATCGTCTACCAGCGGTTCCGCCGGGTGTTCGGCGATCCGTCGCTGCGGACAACGGATGCCCGTCGACGCCTGAAGAAGGCGAAGGAGCCGTCGGTTCCGTTCGGCTCCGGCAGGGACCCCGCCGGGGTCGGCGATGTGCTGGATGCGCTCACCGCTAAGCTCGGCTGGAACTCGCCGCTGGCCCAGTCCGATCTGATCCTCGCCTGGCCAGACCTGGTCGGTGAGGAGACCGCCGCGCACTCCACCCCGACTGGTATCACCGAGGGGCTGCTCACCGTGCAGTGCTCATCGACGGCATGGGCAACCCAGCTCAGGCTGATGCGCTCGGCCATCACCACGGAGATCGCCGAACGCTACCCAGACGCCGGAATCACGTCGGTGCGTTTCGATGGACCCAACGCCCCCAGCTGGAAACGTGGCCCCAGAGCAATTCCAGGCCGTGGTCCTCGCGATACTTACGGGTGATGACTCAAATCAGGTCTATGCCGTTCTGAAACCCGCTTAGACAGGCGTTTCTGGCCGGTTCTCACAGGTGAACCCGGTAGACTACAGCAAATGGTTGATACGACTTCGCATGACTCTTATGGTGCTAGTTCGATTCAGGTTCTTGAGGGTCTAGAGGCCGTACGCAAGCGTCCTGGGATGTATATCGGATCCACCGGTCCGCGCGGGCTCCATCACCTGGTGTACGAGATCGTCGACAACTCGGTCGATGAGGCTCTCGCTGGCCACTGCGACACCATCGACATCACCCTGCTGGCCAACGGCGGCGTGCGCGTGATCGATAACGGCCGCGGCATCCCGGTGGATATCCACCCTGTGGAGAAGAAGTCCACGGTCGAGGTCGTGCTCACCATCCTGCACGCCGGCGGAAAGTTCGGCGGCGGCGGCTACGCCGTCTCCGGCGGTCTGCACGGTGTCGGCAGCTCGGTGGTGAACGCCCTGTCCGAGAAGCTCGAGGTCGAGGTGCGCCGTCAGGGCTCCATTTGGCGCCAGCGCTTCCACCGCGGAGCGCCGGAGGCCCCGCTCGCTGAAGGCGAGAAGACAGACGCCACCGGAACCACGATCACGTTCTGGGCGGACAACGAGATCTTCGAGTCGACCGATTACGACTACGAGACCCTGCGAATTCGATTCCAGCAGATGGCGTTCCTCAACAAGGGACTCAAGATCGTCCTCAATGACGAGCGCGCCGACGTCAACCCCGATGACCCGCGCGGCGACGTCTTCCTCTACGAGCGCGGCCTCGTCGACTACGTGGAGTCGTTGAACTCGTCGAAGAAGACCGAGGTCGTGCACCCCGAGATCATCTCGTTCGAGTCCGAAGACCACGAACGCCGCATCGCGCTCGAGGTGGCGATGCAGTGGACCTCCTCCTACCAGGAGAGCGTGCACACCTTCGCGAACACCATCAACACCCACGAGGGCGGAACCCACGAAGAGGGCTTCCGGGCGGCGCTCACCACACTGGTGAACAAGTACGCGCGCGAGAAGAACATCCTCCGCGAGAAGGATGAGAACCTCTCCGGCGAAGACGTGCGCGAGGGCCTCACCGCGGTGATCTCGATCAAGCTCGGCGAACCGCAGTTCGAGGGCCAGACCAAGACCAAACTCGGCAACACCGAGGCCAAGTCGTTCGTGCAGAAGGTGGTCGGCGATCAGCTCGGCGACTGGTTCGCCCGCAACCCGCAGCAGGCCAAGGATGTCATCCGCAAGTCGCAGCAGGCCGCCGCGGCTCGAATGGCCGCCCGCAAGGCGCGCGAGCAGACCCGGCGTAAGGGGCTGCTGGAGTCCGGCGGCATGCCGGGCAAGCTGAAGGACTGCTCGTCGAAGGACCCGGTGCTCAGCGAGATCTTCATCGTCGAGGGTGACTCCGCCGGCGGCTCGGCCGTGCAGGGACGCAACCCCGAGACTCAGGCCATCCTGCCGTTGCGCGGCAAGATCCTGAACGTCGAGAAGGCCCGCCTCGACCGCGCTCTCGGCAACGCCGAAGTGCAGTCGATGATCACCGCGTTCGGCGCGGGCATCGGCGAGGACTTCAACCCGGAGAAGGCGCGCTATCACAAGATCGTGCTGATGGCGGATGCCGACGTGGACGGCCAGCACATCACGACCCTGCTGCTCACCCTGCTCTTCCGCTACATGCGACCGCTCATCGAGCTGGGTTACGTGTACCTGGCGCAGCCGCCGCTGTACCGCATCAAGTG
This Salinibacterium sp. ZJ450 DNA region includes the following protein-coding sequences:
- a CDS encoding DUF721 domain-containing protein — its product is MSDREPEDTEARIVYQRFRRVFGDPSLRTTDARRRLKKAKEPSVPFGSGRDPAGVGDVLDALTAKLGWNSPLAQSDLILAWPDLVGEETAAHSTPTGITEGLLTVQCSSTAWATQLRLMRSAITTEIAERYPDAGITSVRFDGPNAPSWKRGPRAIPGRGPRDTYG
- the gnd gene encoding phosphogluconate dehydrogenase (NAD(+)-dependent, decarboxylating) produces the protein MHIGLIGLGKMGNNMRARLRNNGIEVTGYDPNPDVTDAATLTDMVAALPAPRVVWVMVPSGAITTGVIENLAEVLESGDLVIEGGNSRFTDDAKHAAILAPKGIHYVDAGVSGGVWGLENGYGLMVGGDAADVERAMPVFDALRPEGPRDEGFVHAGEIGAGHYAKMVHNGIEYALMQAWAEGFELLSSKDELIKDVPGTFKAWQRGTVVRSWLLELLVKALEEDPDFTDIEGYVEDSGEGRWTVEEALHNAVPVPTISASIFARFVSRQEDSPSMKAVAALRKQFGGHAVRKA
- the recF gene encoding DNA replication/repair protein RecF is translated as MIVTHLSLTDFRNYQHADVELRRGPNLFVGSNGQGKTNLVESLGYLSTLGSHRVSTDHALIRQGTDAAIIRARLEHADRSMLAEVQINRTGANRAQVNRSVIKTRDLPRYFSSVLFAPEDLALVRGEPSVRRRFLDELLVLRFPRLAGVLADYERVLKQRNTLLKSARATGVKTNQLTTLEIWDDRLIALGSELIEARSQLVHDLQPEVERAYAAIAGAEHAASLTGYLSILASAADDDGEPAPDALRAERTTAAEAAGWFRSALSRLRRSELERGVTLAGPHRDDLVLTLNGLPARGYASHGESWSFALSLKLASAQVLRRDSSAGDPVIILDDVFAELDENRRGRLAAAIGDFEQVLITAAVFDDVPEQLATHTVRIRAGEIMETA
- the gyrB gene encoding DNA topoisomerase (ATP-hydrolyzing) subunit B, translating into MVDTTSHDSYGASSIQVLEGLEAVRKRPGMYIGSTGPRGLHHLVYEIVDNSVDEALAGHCDTIDITLLANGGVRVIDNGRGIPVDIHPVEKKSTVEVVLTILHAGGKFGGGGYAVSGGLHGVGSSVVNALSEKLEVEVRRQGSIWRQRFHRGAPEAPLAEGEKTDATGTTITFWADNEIFESTDYDYETLRIRFQQMAFLNKGLKIVLNDERADVNPDDPRGDVFLYERGLVDYVESLNSSKKTEVVHPEIISFESEDHERRIALEVAMQWTSSYQESVHTFANTINTHEGGTHEEGFRAALTTLVNKYAREKNILREKDENLSGEDVREGLTAVISIKLGEPQFEGQTKTKLGNTEAKSFVQKVVGDQLGDWFARNPQQAKDVIRKSQQAAAARMAARKAREQTRRKGLLESGGMPGKLKDCSSKDPVLSEIFIVEGDSAGGSAVQGRNPETQAILPLRGKILNVEKARLDRALGNAEVQSMITAFGAGIGEDFNPEKARYHKIVLMADADVDGQHITTLLLTLLFRYMRPLIELGYVYLAQPPLYRIKWSNAEHDYVYSDRERDAVLEAGSASGKRIPKENAIQRYKGLGEMDYRELWETTMDPATRTLLQVTLDDAAAADGVFSTLMGEDVESRRHFIQQNAKDVRFLDI
- the dnaN gene encoding DNA polymerase III subunit beta, which produces MKFQVNRDVFSEAVSFAVKLLPQRTTLPILSGVLIEATETGLTLSSFDYEVSAQTHIDADVQESGVVLVSGRLLADIASRLPSAPVNFSTDSGRIVVSCGSANFTLLSMPVEEYPTLPQVGGQSGLLPADSFSAAVSQVAVAASRDDVTPVITGVQLEVSENHLSLVATDRYRVAVREIEWDSGDAPSEAVTALVPARTLTEIGKTFGNSGTISVSITSTDDRELIAFSADRKTVTSLLIKGNFPPVKRLFPETVDNYAVLNTAELIEATRRVSLVLEREAALRFTFTADGLTLEAIGSEQAQASETIDAHLVGNDIVVSLKPAFLLDGLGAVHSEFVRISFTKTENPNKPGPVLITSQTSREEPGADNYKYLLQPNLLLR